A section of the Helicobacter jaachi genome encodes:
- a CDS encoding glycosyltransferase family 2 protein has translation MQPNELDSMDFPLVSIIIPNFNTARFVSSALKSCIEQTYTHWEAIIVDDASKDNSARIIADFASQDTRIKPIFLESNGGVANARNLALQAASGRFIAFLDADDVWEKHKLEYQVRFMLANDVALSYGDYYVIDEEDSILGDFIPEAHITFKNMLKTCQIGNSTAVYDANKCGKVKAGQIRQDYELWLSILRDFSAQKVCFAPPPA, from the coding sequence TTGCAGCCAAATGAGCTAGATTCTATGGATTTTCCCCTCGTGTCCATAATCATTCCTAATTTTAATACCGCGCGCTTTGTCTCCAGTGCGCTTAAATCTTGCATAGAACAGACCTATACCCATTGGGAGGCAATCATTGTCGATGACGCCTCTAAGGATAATTCTGCGCGTATTATTGCAGATTTTGCCAGCCAAGATACACGCATAAAGCCCATATTTTTAGAATCTAATGGCGGCGTGGCAAATGCGCGCAATCTTGCTTTGCAGGCTGCTAGTGGGCGCTTTATCGCCTTTTTAGATGCCGATGATGTGTGGGAGAAGCATAAACTAGAATATCAAGTGCGCTTTATGCTTGCAAATGATGTGGCGCTAAGCTATGGGGATTATTATGTGATTGATGAGGAGGATAGCATTTTGGGCGATTTTATCCCAGAGGCGCACATTACTTTTAAAAATATGCTAAAAACCTGCCAAATAGGTAACTCCACAGCTGTTTATGATGCAAATAAATGCGGCAAAGTAAAAGCCGGACAAATCCGCCAAGATTATGAACTATGGCTTAGTATTTTGCGCGATTTTAGCGCGCAAAAAGTATGCTTCGCCCCCCCCCCCGCATAA
- a CDS encoding ABC transporter ATP-binding protein, whose translation MQNSTSSNATNIINATNTAQSVDLIIESSAQSGIKSHIKSNTESKPIIHIEHIYKYYGELVALENISFEVKPHCIFGIIGADGAGKSTLFRILSTLMLPDSVDSIPRAKHGKNAAPRTHAAQHAKSTNATQHTQDTHAKGSIAGFDLVQEYRQIRQIIGYMPAVFSLYADLSVKENLTFFADIFQVSIEENYALIKPIFSALEPFLDRRAGALSGGMKQKLALCCALIHKPKILFLDEPTTGVDMVSRAEFWEILGELKKQMTILVSTPYMDEANLCDEIALLANGKILSIDTPQNICASYPHRLFKLSGIDEHLLFTTLEGLRSMEGVHSCFLFAKDFHIVFKTANIAQQLDSLKRKYAANKGVSITEIKPSIEDCFIEFLR comes from the coding sequence ATGCAAAATAGCACTTCTAGTAATGCTACAAATATCATAAATGCCACAAATACCGCGCAAAGCGTAGATTTAATTATAGAATCTAGCGCGCAATCCGGCATAAAATCTCATATAAAATCCAACACAGAATCTAAGCCAATCATTCACATAGAGCATATTTACAAATATTATGGTGAGCTTGTAGCACTAGAAAATATTAGCTTTGAGGTAAAGCCTCATTGCATTTTTGGCATTATCGGCGCAGATGGCGCGGGCAAAAGCACGCTTTTTAGAATCTTAAGCACGCTTATGCTCCCTGATAGTGTAGATTCTATACCGCGCGCTAAGCATGGCAAAAACGCCGCGCCGCGCACGCACGCCGCACAGCACGCAAAAAGCACAAATGCTACACAGCACACGCAAGATACACATGCAAAAGGCAGCATAGCGGGCTTTGACTTGGTGCAAGAATATAGGCAAATCCGCCAAATCATAGGCTATATGCCTGCAGTATTTAGCCTCTATGCGGATTTAAGCGTGAAAGAAAATCTTACATTTTTTGCAGATATTTTCCAAGTGAGTATTGAAGAAAATTATGCGCTTATTAAGCCTATTTTTAGCGCGCTAGAGCCATTTTTAGACCGCAGAGCGGGTGCTTTAAGCGGGGGAATGAAGCAAAAGCTAGCCCTTTGCTGTGCGCTTATCCATAAGCCTAAAATTTTATTTTTAGATGAGCCAACTACTGGTGTAGATATGGTGAGCCGCGCGGAGTTTTGGGAGATTTTAGGCGAGCTTAAAAAGCAAATGACTATCCTTGTATCCACGCCATATATGGACGAGGCAAATTTATGCGATGAAATTGCACTTTTGGCAAATGGCAAGATTCTAAGCATTGACACGCCACAAAATATCTGCGCATCATATCCGCACAGGCTTTTTAAACTAAGCGGAATAGATGAGCATTTGCTCTTTACCACGCTTGAAGGCTTGCGAAGTATGGAGGGCGTGCATTCGTGCTTTTTATTTGCAAAGGATTTTCATATTGTGTTTAAAACTGCAAATATCGCGCAGCAGCTTGATAGCTTAAAGCGCAAATATGCGGCAAATAAGGGCGTTAGTATTACAGAGATTAAGCCTAGCATTGAAGATTGCTTTATAGAATTTTTACGCTAA
- a CDS encoding glycosyltransferase family 8 protein yields the protein MSYALNILLCANEPYIKYASVAMYSLISHTQAALNFYILCDESAHPSTLQRLKSLQSARVRIHTFCCSLAPFRQLSTLNGSLMAYMRLLADSVLPSNIQRYLYIDTDVLVCGDILELYHINMEGKLLAAVRDIAFHAGSSHIPNHNDFYFNSGVLLVDLTKWRKERTTQRLFDILHTNPSLTEGFHDQNLLNFALASDTLELSVQWNVIYVPHLVFAPHTFASSAFAFAVPQSLKADEILSRHSEQAYTNALQHPKILHFAAQPKPWEKMCYIKDNAPALDSINQLDFANKPDSIHKARFSLIDFENPYARKWRAIAYKSPFGKDIKREYIKALLKAYKTRLIYVAKVYCAPLYSILLAIKNRFLQNLAHSSKSLKLKAKK from the coding sequence ATGAGCTATGCACTAAATATCCTCCTATGCGCCAATGAGCCATATATCAAATACGCAAGCGTTGCGATGTATTCGCTCATTTCCCACACGCAGGCGGCTCTAAATTTTTATATCCTTTGTGATGAGAGCGCGCACCCCTCTACATTACAAAGACTTAAATCCCTGCAGTCTGCTCGAGTGCGCATTCACACCTTTTGCTGCTCTCTTGCGCCCTTTAGGCAGCTCTCTACTCTCAATGGCAGCCTTATGGCCTATATGCGCCTGCTTGCAGATAGCGTGCTGCCTAGTAATATACAAAGGTATCTCTACATCGATACTGATGTGCTTGTGTGTGGGGATATTTTAGAGCTTTATCACATCAATATGGAGGGTAAGCTCCTTGCTGCTGTGCGCGATATAGCCTTTCACGCAGGCTCAAGCCACATACCTAATCATAACGATTTTTATTTTAATTCTGGCGTGCTGCTAGTGGATTTAACCAAATGGCGCAAAGAGCGCACTACACAAAGGCTTTTTGATATTTTACATACTAATCCTAGCCTAACAGAGGGCTTTCACGACCAGAATTTGCTTAACTTCGCGCTAGCTAGCGACACACTTGAGCTTAGTGTGCAATGGAATGTGATATATGTGCCGCATTTAGTCTTTGCACCTCATACTTTTGCCTCTAGCGCTTTTGCCTTTGCAGTGCCACAATCTTTAAAGGCAGATGAAATCCTCTCGCGCCACAGCGAGCAAGCCTACACAAACGCCCTGCAGCACCCCAAAATCTTGCATTTTGCCGCCCAGCCTAAACCTTGGGAAAAAATGTGCTACATTAAAGACAACGCGCCTGCACTAGATTCTATAAACCAGCTAGATTTTGCAAATAAGCCAGATTCTATACATAAAGCGCGCTTTAGCCTTATTGATTTTGAAAACCCTTACGCGAGAAAATGGCGAGCCATAGCCTACAAAAGCCCTTTTGGCAAAGACATTAAGCGCGAGTATATAAAAGCCTTGCTTAAAGCGTATAAAACGCGCCTTATTTATGTGGCAAAGGTGTATTGCGCGCCACTTTATAGCATACTTTTAGCCATTAAAAATCGCTTTTTACAGAATCTAGCGCACTCCTCCAAAAGTTTAAAGCTCAAAGCCAAGAAATAA
- a CDS encoding EpsG family protein, whose translation MINLAPHHTAKQRVHSVRYCASPALYALCLLPLCALPFSPLVCFVGAFLCLFAFHNGLDSVSRVILGISLVLSGSVVYASRVYFNWEGDDFIRYYQTYKLLLEGNIKGIQAYGIECGLSLWHIALIALFGELSPAGLLFWTILPPSILFLIWLEKYAMQGLDDSQKAICIFLSFLFFDFYIASEYTRQFYSSIFILYALSVVSMRAKIAFSLLACVFHLSALLLLPPLFLLKKYPKFTLSLSLIALIVLSIGFGGLLLFYQAGILPKNLPLFDKLGFYIVIKPHSTIPNIIELFFIFLLFASFLLRGDSFKARWFYFVIFFLLLYFALLFVHSGIAHRSTILLTTILLGFLLFVGLRQFFIFLLIFCALAFIYKLKVMLFGRDVFWLFESYPAFGEWFYFIS comes from the coding sequence ATGATTAATCTCGCACCCCATCACACAGCTAAGCAAAGAGTGCATAGCGTGCGCTATTGCGCTAGCCCAGCACTTTATGCGCTATGTCTTTTGCCTTTGTGCGCGCTGCCTTTCTCGCCGCTTGTATGTTTTGTCGGCGCATTTTTGTGCCTTTTTGCTTTTCATAATGGGCTAGATTCTGTGTCGCGCGTTATTTTGGGGATTAGCTTAGTTTTGAGCGGGAGCGTTGTATATGCCTCGCGTGTGTATTTTAATTGGGAGGGCGATGATTTTATCCGTTATTATCAAACTTATAAACTCCTGCTTGAAGGCAATATCAAAGGCATACAAGCATATGGCATAGAATGCGGCTTGTCCTTGTGGCACATTGCACTTATTGCGTTGTTTGGCGAGCTAAGTCCAGCAGGCTTGCTCTTTTGGACGATTTTACCCCCAAGCATACTTTTTCTTATTTGGCTTGAAAAATACGCTATGCAGGGCTTAGATGATAGTCAAAAAGCCATTTGTATCTTTCTATCCTTTCTCTTTTTTGATTTCTACATTGCTTCAGAATACACGCGGCAGTTTTACTCCTCCATTTTTATCCTCTATGCCTTAAGCGTGGTATCTATGCGAGCTAAAATAGCCTTTAGTTTGCTAGCCTGCGTATTTCATTTAAGCGCGCTTTTGCTATTGCCTCCGCTTTTTTTGCTTAAAAAATATCCTAAATTCACCCTAAGCCTATCTTTAATTGCGCTCATTGTCCTAAGTATTGGCTTTGGCGGCTTGCTTTTATTTTATCAAGCGGGCATTTTGCCCAAAAATCTCCCTCTTTTTGATAAGCTAGGATTCTATATTGTCATCAAGCCGCATTCCACAATCCCAAATATTATTGAATTATTTTTCATCTTTTTGCTTTTTGCTAGTTTTTTGTTGCGTGGCGATAGTTTTAAAGCGCGCTGGTTTTATTTTGTCATCTTTTTTCTTTTGCTCTATTTTGCGCTTCTTTTTGTGCATAGTGGCATTGCTCATCGCAGCACGATTTTGCTTACCACCATTTTGCTAGGTTTTTTGCTTTTTGTGGGTTTAAGACAATTTTTCATCTTTTTGCTCATTTTTTGCGCGCTTGCTTTCATCTACAAGCTTAAAGTTATGCTTTTTGGTAGAGATGTATTTTGGCTTTTTGAAAGCTATCCAGCCTTTGGCGAGTGGTTTTATTTTATTTCTTAA
- a CDS encoding glycosyltransferase family 4 protein, whose product MTKLIFDAKALKSLHSHNATRSGITLSAFGILCALKKHCNIALYAEVEYYEMCKMACKGTKSLRDLEFVPMYGWFEKLISRACYYKYALTYANAPRFLQFLAKVISYPFVLLARSLHLSKRQIATLQAHGEVFFSPYYAIAPEIRASQLVCFTLLHDIAPLVLSGHFVFDNRLLARLARKYLPKVMARHDFYDIVDSINPKDYYFANSTHTRNDFLRALGKQINPTHFSVNLLGYDKSIFHPCTNAALNAQLKAKYGLSSNARYIFSLCSLEPRKNLLFVIEQFVACIKRYELQDLYLLLGGAAWDNFKSILSSKISSFGFYEHKIIRVGYVDEQYLANLFSFSVCSVYLSTYEGFGLPVLESMACGCPTIASNTTSIPEVLGDGGIALSPTDANGLQEAIYRIYSDVEYRDELSRRALAQASKFSWDLCAEGMCEAFEKAIESKQGFRGA is encoded by the coding sequence ATGACAAAACTTATCTTTGATGCCAAAGCCCTAAAAAGCCTGCATTCTCACAACGCTACGCGCAGCGGCATTACGCTTAGTGCATTTGGCATTTTATGCGCGCTAAAAAAGCATTGCAACATCGCACTTTACGCAGAAGTGGAGTATTATGAAATGTGTAAAATGGCGTGTAAAGGCACAAAATCGCTGCGGGATTTAGAATTTGTGCCGATGTATGGGTGGTTTGAAAAGCTTATATCGCGCGCATGTTATTACAAATACGCGCTCACTTATGCTAATGCGCCTAGATTTTTGCAGTTTTTAGCCAAAGTGATAAGCTATCCATTTGTGCTGCTTGCGCGCTCCTTGCATTTATCAAAAAGGCAGATTGCAACCCTGCAGGCGCATGGGGAGGTATTTTTCTCGCCATATTATGCCATCGCACCAGAGATTAGAGCATCTCAATTAGTCTGCTTTACGCTTTTGCACGATATTGCACCTTTGGTTTTAAGTGGGCATTTTGTCTTTGATAATAGACTGCTAGCGAGGCTTGCGCGCAAATATCTGCCTAAAGTAATGGCTAGGCACGATTTTTATGATATTGTAGATTCTATAAACCCTAAAGATTACTATTTTGCTAATTCCACTCACACGCGTAATGATTTCCTCCGCGCACTAGGCAAGCAGATAAACCCTACGCACTTTAGCGTAAACCTGCTAGGCTATGATAAGTCCATTTTCCACCCCTGCACAAATGCCGCGCTTAACGCACAGCTTAAGGCAAAATATGGCTTATCAAGCAATGCGCGCTATATTTTTAGCCTCTGCTCGCTAGAGCCGCGCAAAAATCTGCTTTTTGTCATCGAGCAGTTTGTCGCCTGCATTAAGCGATATGAGCTACAGGATTTGTATTTGCTGCTAGGTGGGGCGGCGTGGGATAATTTTAAGTCTATTTTGTCATCTAAAATTAGCTCTTTTGGCTTTTATGAGCATAAAATCATTCGTGTGGGCTATGTTGATGAGCAGTATTTGGCAAATCTCTTTTCTTTTAGCGTGTGCAGCGTGTATCTCTCTACTTATGAGGGCTTTGGGCTGCCAGTTTTAGAATCTATGGCGTGTGGTTGTCCCACTATCGCTTCAAATACCACTTCAATCCCCGAAGTCTTAGGCGATGGCGGTATTGCGCTTAGTCCTACTGATGCAAATGGGCTACAGGAGGCTATATATCGCATTTATAGCGATGTGGAGTATAGAGATGAGCTGTCACGCAGGGCTTTAGCACAGGCGAGTAAATTTAGCTGGGATTTATGCGCGGAGGGAATGTGTGAGGCGTTTGAAAAAGCTATAGAATCTAAGCAAGGCTTTAGGGGCGCGTAA
- a CDS encoding glycosyltransferase family 2 protein has protein sequence MEFANIESSKIIESSKITESSARMQPAIDLSEPIHLAIISIIVPVFNTQKYIKRCLDSILAQSMAEIEVIIVDDCGQDRAMEVVEQYSDRRIKIVRNAYNVGLLMARIEGLKHASGEYIMYVDSDDYVCKDFCARSLQAAKQNGADIVCFGARLEGFYRRVWRARKNGVIKNAFSVFVCGSRFYPYVWNKLYARELMVRVDMIIKQALDDVSRARSDLHTREMNSEASGDKGVRITLGEDILKSFVALSLCSRVCGIKGDMYVYCANINSSTAQPTHEAYRDVKDALAAIVRIMRELYVGDESKPQYDVLEARAQKIYRILDYLILCARAKQSGYLRYMCKSLCVWFRLEGVLKIMIYIFSFGKVKR, from the coding sequence GTGGAGTTTGCAAATATAGAATCTAGCAAGATTATAGAATCCAGTAAAATTACAGAATCTAGCGCACGTATGCAGCCTGCTATCGATTTGAGCGAGCCTATACATTTAGCAATTATTTCTATCATCGTGCCAGTGTTTAATACGCAAAAATATATTAAGCGATGTCTAGATTCTATACTCGCGCAGAGTATGGCTGAAATTGAGGTGATTATCGTTGATGATTGCGGGCAGGATAGGGCTATGGAGGTGGTAGAGCAGTATAGTGATAGGCGTATAAAAATTGTGCGCAATGCGTATAATGTCGGGCTATTAATGGCACGCATTGAGGGTTTAAAGCACGCAAGTGGCGAATATATTATGTATGTAGATTCTGATGATTATGTGTGTAAAGACTTTTGTGCGCGCTCCTTACAGGCAGCCAAACAGAATGGAGCGGATATTGTGTGCTTTGGTGCGAGACTAGAGGGCTTTTATCGTCGTGTGTGGCGTGCGCGCAAAAATGGCGTAATCAAAAACGCCTTTAGCGTGTTTGTATGCGGGAGTAGATTCTATCCATATGTGTGGAATAAGCTCTATGCAAGGGAGCTTATGGTGCGTGTGGATATGATTATCAAGCAGGCTTTAGATGATGTAAGTCGCGCGCGGAGTGATTTGCACACTAGGGAAATGAATAGCGAGGCGAGTGGCGATAAAGGTGTGCGCATTACTTTGGGTGAAGATATACTTAAAAGCTTTGTGGCTTTGAGTTTGTGTAGTCGTGTGTGTGGGATTAAGGGGGATATGTATGTGTATTGTGCAAATATAAATTCAAGCACTGCGCAGCCTACGCACGAGGCGTATAGAGATGTGAAAGATGCGCTAGCGGCTATTGTGCGCATTATGCGTGAGCTGTATGTGGGTGATGAGAGCAAGCCTCAATACGATGTGTTAGAAGCGCGTGCGCAAAAGATTTATAGAATCTTAGACTATCTTATTTTATGTGCGCGCGCAAAGCAGAGTGGGTATCTGCGCTATATGTGTAAGTCGCTATGCGTGTGGTTTAGGCTGGAGGGCGTGCTAAAGATAATGATTTATATCTTTAGCTTTGGCAAAGTGAAGCGATAA
- a CDS encoding TolC family protein — protein MNLYRGLKMLRVMLLWSFIWCVLGAQENIQSLIDAAKKHYPLHKNAALLQNALSLNLSSLNTRYIARTKFASKVSYQSDVVTLPFNTAALSGMGLHLDGYTPLSKDQYAFTLEISQPLLDMGISASKKMALAQYESQKSELEVSLYQVSKAVINVYFQALLLDSQIKQNALHIMDLEKNYDNIQAQYKNGVLQRDALTKMRIQIISAQKNDELLRTQKAIALDSLSALSGVDSIILESSGLQMPDIELQKQYLTQADTKDFMLRPEMMYFSLKNKEIATRQSVENAKNLPHIDAFLQLGYANPSLNILSGKFEPYYIAGVRLNWDFSNFYTLRTERELIQNARLQLDSKKEEFMLQTAITRNEMIKSAHNLLAQLRENARIITLYEDILRTQEARLKNGILSINDFITDINNLNLALLQQKYIEIEFLLQIFSLKQLHNVWE, from the coding sequence ATGAATTTATATAGAGGGCTTAAAATGTTGCGTGTTATGCTTTTGTGGAGCTTTATTTGGTGCGTGCTAGGCGCGCAAGAAAATATACAATCGCTTATTGATGCTGCTAAAAAACATTATCCGTTGCACAAAAATGCCGCACTTTTGCAAAATGCGCTCTCTCTTAATCTTAGCTCGCTCAATACCCGCTACATCGCGCGCACAAAGTTTGCTAGTAAAGTGAGCTATCAAAGCGATGTCGTTACACTACCCTTTAATACCGCTGCTCTAAGCGGTATGGGGCTACATCTTGATGGCTACACGCCTCTAAGCAAAGACCAATATGCTTTCACGCTTGAAATTTCCCAGCCGCTGCTTGATATGGGCATTTCTGCGAGCAAAAAAATGGCTCTAGCGCAGTATGAGAGCCAAAAAAGCGAGCTAGAAGTAAGTCTTTATCAAGTGAGCAAAGCGGTGATAAATGTGTATTTTCAAGCGCTTTTGCTTGATTCTCAAATCAAACAAAATGCCCTGCACATTATGGATTTAGAAAAAAATTATGACAATATACAAGCCCAGTATAAAAATGGCGTGCTACAGCGAGATGCGCTCACTAAAATGCGCATTCAAATCATTAGCGCGCAAAAAAATGATGAGCTATTGCGCACGCAAAAAGCCATTGCACTTGATAGTCTAAGCGCGCTTAGTGGGGTAGATTCTATCATTTTAGAATCTAGCGGACTGCAAATGCCAGATATTGAGCTACAAAAACAATATCTAACACAAGCAGATACTAAGGACTTTATGCTGCGCCCTGAAATGATGTATTTCTCACTTAAAAATAAAGAGATTGCCACGCGCCAAAGCGTGGAGAATGCAAAAAATCTACCGCATATTGATGCGTTTTTGCAGCTAGGCTATGCTAATCCTAGTTTGAATATTTTAAGCGGGAAGTTTGAGCCTTACTACATCGCGGGTGTGCGCCTAAATTGGGATTTTAGCAATTTTTATACGCTGCGCACAGAGCGTGAGCTTATCCAAAATGCGCGCTTGCAGCTAGATTCTAAAAAAGAGGAATTTATGCTGCAAACTGCCATAACGCGCAATGAAATGATTAAAAGTGCGCATAATTTGCTAGCGCAATTAAGAGAAAATGCACGCATTATTACTTTGTATGAAGATATTTTGCGCACGCAAGAGGCGCGATTAAAAAATGGGATTTTAAGCATTAATGATTTTATTACAGATATTAATAATCTTAATCTTGCGCTCCTGCAGCAAAAATACATAGAAATTGAATTTCTTTTGCAAATCTTTTCCCTTAAGCAGTTGCATAATGTGTGGGAGTGA
- a CDS encoding glycosyltransferase family 32 protein: MSELQVIHRIFFGFNGDDSAYLPYIKTWEEQLPHFSIKLWNATNLPLDICPYTRALSELQDGVFLGDYYRWWILYHYGGVYLDCDIEVVNGAKFSALLKELEESEYEAIIGIESAQGGYTSHSMAAKKHSRLAKFMCELYEHLGKLYLARKSMLISPQLVGLYFMDNGEFMQSGGFIGDIQAPIIVQGVKIYPKDYFSPLSIGVPPRLEHLSANTALAHHCAASWCEQDTRFFVNKLAFEKRVKLLKDYEAQAKSLRFRLKSLPKKFFINVCFPHNSRRRMWAKSLVQRLINFGLY; the protein is encoded by the coding sequence ATGAGTGAATTACAAGTCATTCATAGAATATTTTTTGGCTTTAATGGCGATGATAGCGCGTATTTGCCCTATATTAAGACTTGGGAGGAGCAGCTGCCGCATTTTAGTATAAAGCTATGGAATGCCACAAATTTACCGCTAGATATTTGCCCTTATACTCGGGCTTTAAGTGAGCTGCAAGATGGCGTGTTTTTGGGAGATTACTACCGCTGGTGGATTTTGTATCATTATGGTGGGGTGTATTTGGATTGTGATATTGAGGTAGTGAATGGCGCAAAATTTAGCGCGCTATTAAAAGAGCTAGAGGAGAGTGAATATGAGGCGATTATTGGGATAGAATCTGCGCAAGGAGGCTACACAAGCCATTCTATGGCAGCCAAAAAGCATTCGCGTTTGGCTAAATTTATGTGCGAATTATATGAGCATTTGGGCAAGCTCTACTTAGCGCGCAAGAGTATGCTTATATCTCCGCAGTTAGTAGGGCTGTATTTTATGGATAATGGTGAGTTTATGCAAAGTGGCGGCTTTATAGGCGATATACAAGCGCCTATAATCGTGCAGGGCGTGAAAATCTATCCAAAGGATTATTTCTCACCCCTTAGCATTGGCGTGCCGCCGCGATTAGAGCATTTAAGCGCAAATACCGCTTTAGCCCATCATTGCGCGGCTTCGTGGTGTGAGCAGGATACGCGCTTTTTTGTTAATAAATTGGCGTTTGAAAAGCGTGTGAAGTTATTAAAAGACTATGAAGCGCAGGCAAAATCGCTGCGTTTTAGGCTTAAAAGTTTGCCAAAAAAGTTTTTTATAAATGTGTGCTTTCCGCATAATAGTAGGCGCAGAATGTGGGCAAAGTCGCTTGTGCAGCGGCTTATAAACTTTGGATTATATTAA
- a CDS encoding HlyD family secretion protein: protein MKGKNFLGYIISICVGLMLCACGDSREFDAMGMFEADEILLSTEGSGRIMGFEVREGEAVSKGALLGTIDSSALELQREKLALDLAHALDELARTQRLFKANASTKQNVDNAAYKSQSLQKELDILDDKIARTDIIAPLDGVVLEKYAFNGELTSPSKALLRMADTRTLRLKAYLNYDDIVRIKLGDKVKVYVDSKNTESSAQMEGYKVYEGVISWISSEAEFTPKTIMTKDERQNLVYAIKIDVENDGLLKIGGYGEIKLDSMP, encoded by the coding sequence ATGAAAGGCAAAAATTTTTTGGGATATATAATTAGCATTTGCGTGGGGCTAATGCTTTGCGCGTGTGGGGATAGCAGGGAGTTTGATGCTATGGGAATGTTTGAGGCTGATGAAATACTCCTTAGCACAGAGGGCAGCGGGCGCATTATGGGCTTTGAGGTAAGAGAGGGCGAGGCGGTGAGCAAAGGCGCGCTTTTAGGCACAATTGATAGCAGTGCGCTAGAGCTGCAGCGAGAAAAACTAGCACTTGATTTAGCGCACGCACTTGATGAATTAGCGCGCACACAAAGGCTCTTTAAGGCAAATGCAAGCACAAAGCAAAATGTGGATAATGCCGCGTATAAAAGCCAGTCATTGCAAAAAGAGCTTGATATTTTAGATGATAAAATCGCGCGCACAGATATTATCGCGCCCCTTGATGGCGTGGTGCTTGAAAAGTATGCTTTTAATGGCGAGCTAACTAGCCCATCAAAGGCGCTTTTGCGTATGGCAGATACGCGCACTTTGCGCCTTAAGGCTTATCTTAATTATGATGATATAGTGCGCATTAAACTTGGTGATAAAGTAAAAGTGTATGTAGATTCTAAAAATACAGAATCTAGCGCGCAAATGGAGGGATATAAGGTGTATGAGGGCGTTATTTCATGGATTTCAAGTGAAGCGGAATTCACGCCTAAAACGATTATGACTAAAGATGAGCGGCAAAATTTAGTCTATGCCATTAAGATTGATGTGGAAAATGATGGGCTATTAAAAATTGGCGGCTATGGCGAGATTAAGCTAGATTCTATGCCTTAA
- a CDS encoding ABC transporter ATP-binding protein, whose amino-acid sequence MQNSQNIIEVVHLSKIFGTFHAVNDISFAIKAGEIFGFLGANGAGKSTAMKILCGLSVPSAGEVRVCGFDVRTQSEQIKKHIGYMSQKFALYDDLKVWENLYLFGRIYGMSKQDIATRSDELLSLLKFSDKYDTLVADLSLGWKQKLAFCVANFHKPRIIFLDEPTGGVDPIARRQFWELILAAADSGTCIFVTTHYMDEAEYCHRVSIMVDGKIAAFDTPQALKAQFQSDTMDEVFYKVAKSAKGKFP is encoded by the coding sequence ATGCAAAATAGCCAAAACATCATCGAAGTGGTGCATTTATCAAAGATTTTTGGCACATTTCACGCAGTCAATGACATTAGCTTTGCCATCAAAGCTGGTGAAATCTTTGGCTTTTTGGGCGCAAATGGCGCGGGCAAAAGCACAGCAATGAAGATTCTATGCGGGCTTAGCGTGCCAAGCGCTGGAGAAGTGCGCGTGTGCGGCTTTGATGTGAGGACACAGAGTGAGCAAATAAAAAAGCATATCGGCTATATGAGTCAAAAATTCGCACTCTATGATGATTTAAAAGTATGGGAAAATCTTTACTTGTTTGGCAGAATCTATGGAATGAGCAAGCAAGACATTGCTACGCGTAGCGATGAGCTTTTGTCTTTACTCAAATTTAGCGATAAATACGATACGCTCGTGGCTGATTTGTCGCTAGGCTGGAAGCAAAAGCTAGCTTTTTGCGTGGCAAATTTCCATAAACCGCGCATTATTTTTCTTGATGAGCCTACAGGTGGGGTAGACCCTATCGCTAGGCGGCAGTTTTGGGAGCTGATTTTAGCCGCAGCAGATAGCGGCACTTGCATATTTGTAACCACGCATTATATGGACGAAGCGGAGTATTGTCACCGCGTGAGCATTATGGTAGATGGCAAAATCGCGGCATTTGACACGCCCCAAGCGCTAAAAGCACAATTTCAAAGCGATACAATGGACGAGGTGTTTTACAAAGTAGCCAAAAGCGCCAA
- a CDS encoding FkbM family methyltransferase has product MVKVPFRTLSDVLEEYLPSNQEIDFLSVDCEGFDLSVLRSNDWSRFKPNIVIVEILSNVYGELDFSALQDNEIAQFLAQQGYVIVAKAHNSVIFQRKEYLKSKEQIIRELRESNERD; this is encoded by the coding sequence GTGGTGAAAGTGCCTTTTAGGACATTAAGCGATGTGCTAGAGGAGTATCTGCCTAGCAATCAAGAAATTGACTTTTTGAGCGTGGATTGCGAGGGGTTTGATTTGTCGGTATTAAGGAGCAATGATTGGAGTAGGTTTAAGCCAAATATTGTGATTGTGGAGATTTTAAGTAATGTGTATGGCGAGCTTGACTTTAGCGCGCTGCAGGATAATGAAATTGCGCAATTCCTAGCGCAGCAAGGCTATGTCATCGTGGCAAAGGCGCATAATAGCGTGATTTTCCAACGCAAAGAATATCTTAAGAGTAAAGAACAAATCATACGCGAGCTTAGAGAGAGCAATGAGCGCGATTAA